The Triticum aestivum cultivar Chinese Spring chromosome 7B, IWGSC CS RefSeq v2.1, whole genome shotgun sequence genome window below encodes:
- the LOC123160690 gene encoding uncharacterized protein — MGAGGLVVEVWKEWGIQILVVLSFVLQLVLLVFAGVRRRKSSAALMILLWLAYLMADNVAVYALGHISLDNRPHEDGLVAFWAPFFLLHLGGQDTITAYSLEDNQLWRRHLLTLLVQASGTGYALYRYIPGTPTLVAATVLIFVVGFLKYGERVWALERANIETLDPLHHVLQGTDARLYSRGVSVDAEEELLLDAHYMFGFCKSAFLNIDQGSRFRNANFAVGSLMRSRLFNRGMYMYDLVEAELSIMYDLLYTKAPVIHTWQGCSVRAVAPVATVAAFFLFHLDVKASYGRVDVAITYLLLVGAVALEITSVLRALGSTWTCAYLDSWEFDETNVVIMRLRRLVNAGSKRRRWLHSVGQHNVLDYCCRDPTELRGRVMEAVRLGGWWKKLHFSRTIPISDEFKELVIVHIAQKMRFSERWDLMEARGSSVLADAGMMEDVGWSVGGRDFAECIFFWHIASDIYLRCHNHNRKEHTREDHELAEAIKVLSNYMGFLLLVRPGLLPGGVRRNFLSDSSAVFEKMWRFTKRVWTKDEVFLDLNLTTEEFCRLMLKKHGDGHDKGDTAAPRTPLSGVRLASKLLRNEWKLPNMLQVIFGVWMEFLCYAAHHSTEISHCRQLGSGGDFLTVTRLLLDHYRLFNTIEGLD, encoded by the coding sequence ATGGGCGCCGGAGGACTGGTGGTGGAGGTGTGGAAAGAGTGGGGGATCCAGATACTGGTCGTCCTCAGCTTCGTGCTGCAGCTGGTGCTCCTGGTGTTCGCCGGGGTCCGTCGGCGCAAGTCCTCCGCCGCGCTGATGATCCTCCTCTGGCTGGCGTACCTGATGGCGGACAACGTGGCGGTGTACGCGCTCGGCCACATATCCCTGGACAACCGGCCGCACGAGGACGGGCTGGTGGCCTTCTGGGCGCCCTTCTTCCTGCTGCACCTGGGCGGCCAGGACACCATCACCGCCTACTCCCTGGAGGACAACCAGCTGTGGCGGCGCCACCTGCTGACCCTCCTGGTGCAGGCGTCGGGCACCGGCTACGCTCTCTACCGCTACATCCCTGGCACCCCGACGCTGGTCGCGGCCACCGTACTCATCTTCGTCGTCGGGTTCCTCAAGTACGGCGAGCGGGTGTGGGCGCTGGAGCGCGCCAACATCGAGACCCTCGACCCGCTCCACCACGTCCTGCAGGGCACCGACGCCAGGCTGTACAGCAGGGGGGTGTCCGTGGACGCCGAGGAGGAGCTCCTGCTCGACGCCCACTACATGTTTGGCTTCTGCAAGAGCGCCTTCCTCAACATCGACCAGGGGTCCCGCTTCAGGAACGCCAACTTCGCGGTGGGCAGCCTCATGCGCAGCAGGCTGTTCAACCGCGGCATGTACATGTACGACCTGGTGGAGGCGGAGCTCTCCATCATGTACGACCTGCTCTACACCAAGGCGCCCGTGATCCACACCTGGCagggctgctccgtccgcgccgtcGCGCCGGTCGCCACCGTGGCCGCCTTCTTCCTCTTCCACCTCGACGTCAAGGCCTCCTACGGCAGAGTCGACGTTGCCATCACCTACCTCCTGTTGGTCGGCGCCGTCGCCCTGGAGATCACGTCGGTGCTGAGGGCGCTGGGATCCACGTGGACCTGCGCCTACCTGGACTCGTGGGAGTTCGACGAGACCAATGTTGTGATCATGCGCCTCCGCCGGCTTGTCAACGCCGGAAGCAAAAGGCGGAGGTGGCTGCACTCCGTCGGGCAGCACAACGTGTTGGACTACTGCTGCCGTGATCCGACCGAGCTCAGAGGCAGAGTCATGGAGGCGGTGAGGCTCGGGGGTTGGTGGAAGAAACTGCATTTCTCAAGGACCATTCCGATTTCAGACGAGTTCAAGGAGTTGGTGATAGTGCACATAGCGCAGAAGATGCGCTTCTCTGAGAGATGGGACTTGATGGAGGCCCGAGGCAGCTCCGTGCTTGCCGACGCCGGGATGATGGAGGATGTGGGCTGGAGCGTCGGAGGCAGGGATTTCGCCGAGTGCATCTTCTTCTGGCACATCGCGAGCGACATTTACCTCCGCTGCCACAACCACAACAGGAAGGAGCACACTCGAGAAGACCATGAGCTAGCGGAGGCCATCAAGGTGCTATCCAACTACATGGGGTTCCTGCTCCTGGTGCGCCCCGGCCTGCTGCCCGGCGGCGTTCGGCGCAACTTCCTCTCCGACAGCAGCGCCGTTTTCGAGAAAATGTGGAGGTTTACAAAGCGTGTCTGGACAAAAGATGAGGTGTTTCTGGACCTGAACCTGACGACCGAGGAGTTCTGCCGGTTGATGCTTAAGAAGCATGGCGACGGCCACGACAAGGGTGACACGGCGGCTCCCCGGACTCCGCTCAGCGGCGTACGTCTCGCCAGTAAGCTGCTCCGGAATGAGTGGAAGTTGCCCAACATGCTGCAGGTCATCTTCGGGGTGTGGATGGAGTTCCTGTGCTACGCAGCCCACCACAGCACCGAAATCTCCCACTGCAGGCAGCTCGGCAGTGGCGGCGACTTCCTCACTGTCACCCGCCTCTTGCTGGATCACTACAGGTTGTTTAACACCATCGAAGGCTTGGATTAA